The stretch of DNA TTGCTTTAATCATGGGTCGACGTAAAATAAAACATACTGCGATTCATGGTCTAAACATACCGAGTCACACTTTCTTACATGGAAAGCTAAAACTCTGTGATCTACGGTGTCTCTAGTGATCCAGGTATGCTTCGGCGAGACTGTTTACTTTATAGACTTGACATGTTAAGTGTGACAGCAATGTATGCTGCTACTACTATACGTGGGGGATAATATCAGCATTATCCTTTGGACCGTTTTCACATTGGATTTGGCAGTACAGCTGTAATATTACAGCAAATTCTAGTACAATTCACAAATCGTTCCAAAAGAGTCGTTGCTTCGTGAAGCTTCGACGACACATTTCAGAGCAATATCGACCAAATCAAGCagtctactaaaaatattagaagtacTTGTATCACCACCACGTCATAAGTTCCAATACGATGTGTCGTACTAATTTCACCAAAGTTTTGATGGTGAAATAGTACAAAAAACGAGAATAGCACCCCAGCTGCACCCAGTAAAATAAAAAACGAGTATAGCACCCCAGCTGCACCCAGTAAAATGATGGCATGACCTCAGCCAAGTTAAAAAAAAGCCCATCAACACGCTTAAATTTGATTTGAGCAATTGCATCAGGATGGTTTCGGTTATGTAAGGCACATCTCACTTATTTCAAATCAAATGACCATGTAATTAACAAATGTGTAACAAATTCGTAACACCCAAAGGATCGATAATTTCCATGAACTTATGAAACATTTAGATATCAAGCTAACATGATTTAAGAGAAAATTAGACAAGGAAATGGCAAATATTTGCTTTATAATCCTTATAAACCTTAGAAGATATTGATAGCAATTAGCAAAGAATTATCAACTCTACATCCTAACCGACATCATTCAACATTTTGCACATCCGTAAGAGTAAGAATAAGCACCAATAAACACAGGTTTATAACTGTCTCAGCAATGGTAGctcaaattttaaaacttaaaattgGGAGAAAAATGAAATCAAACGCACCATTGTTCGTAgagttcaaatttttttttgaactaTCAACAAGTTACATGTATAAACATCAACTTTTGTTATTGCATAAAGAGTGCAACGTTCCATTGATCACGAAACCAATCACACAAAATGTCTTTCTGTTGGTTACCTATCAGTAGTCTACTATCTACCTTTAGTCATTTTAGTTAGCAATCAGCATGGAATTCAGAAAAATGATATCACaagtataatttaataaacAGAAGGTACCTGAATAGAGGTAAGTATAGCTGCAACATCATAGATAGGACTCCACTGATTTTGAAGGATGTCCAAGCATATACTTCCATCAGCATAAACTGataagaaaaagtataatcgtGAATTTGAGTTCAAGATTAAGTAAAAATATCACGTGAATTTGAGCTCAAAATTAAGAAACACATTAAATTTGAATCAAGGGAAGCATCTTACTATTTGGATGGAACATCCGAGAAACAAATCTAACTGTTGGTGGTTTGTTAGGATAGTCTTCCGTAAACTGAAGTGTCAACTTGAACGTTCCTATCACAATCAAAGCATGGCCCATCAGTtctgtatatcatgacaataaTAGGAGTAGAAGATATTGTGAAATTGTCATTTGCCAAATGAGAATATTaacttttctttcattttctgacGCTTTACCCATCCTTTATTTATTCAAgtgtttatttgcatgttttcaGAATTGCCGAAGGGGTTTAAGCTCAAAACACGTTTAGCAAGGAACACAACTTTATCAAGGAGAAGGAAGTCTGAACTTTCTCACTTGGTAAAGAACAAATTGCATGAAGACCTGGAGACtcttttaaacaaaactatGGTCCAATAACAAACTAATAGAAGCACAATATATACAAGCTTTATctcaatattatttttaatcgaTCCATCAATAAATTCTTTTGAAAAGAGAACATATTGATTTCTAAAAGAATATATTTGTTTCTAGAAGAACATTCAAGGGTCCTTTGTATTAGAACTGACTACTAACTCAATTGAAATGTTAGCACCATCAAAGTTCACAACGGGGAATGGGGTATATCCATTACCACAATAATCTAGTGTTGGGTGTCTTGTGTTCAAAAAAGATAAATTCTTTTTCATGGACCTAATTTTTTTTGCATACAGCACATATTACAAGAGCGAAAATAAACACTGCAACATAGATTTACAAAAAGACAGCCAATGAAAACTAGATTATGGATTAGTAATCATCTCAACTTTTTACCAGAAATTAATAAGTGGGGGCTTCTTGAATATGTTTTATAAAAACACACAGCAGAAAAGCCACTTAAAAAGGGTACAAGCAACAAGGTTTTCTACCTTCATCAGACAAAGTAAATAAGCATATGTAAAAAACAAAAGACAAATACATCGACATTGAATGCCAAAAAAACAAGAAAGACTGAATTTCCAAAAATGTCCAATCATAAAAATGACTCACCTCCATCCCAAGGTGTATCATCAGGACTGCAACCACATGAGAAAAGAAACATAGAAATGATCATGCAGCCATACTTTCTCAAAAAATGCAATACAAGTTAAACAGAAAAATCCCAAGTAGCCAGTCGATTCCGACTTGTCTTACAATTATAGACTTTTAACTTGCATTCTCATAATTATGGCATTTAGGATTTCAAGATGCAGCAATACTGATTCTCCGTACTTTTATctctttgttttcttcttatTCTGTCGGGAGTTTTTATCTTATTAGGTTTACTCGGTTGATATCAGTGCTAGTAAATCGGATTCCTGGACTGAGGCTTAAGAAGTACGCAGCACACAAAAAGACATCATAAACCCCTTATGCCATGAGATGGCAAAACTTCTTAATTAGCACCCCTCCCAGTTTAAGTGGATTTTTCCCAACTTCAAGAATAAGATTGAGTCGCAGCCATGGAACGGTTGTTCCAGAATGGTAACGGTAGCAGGTAGCTACCACAACAAAGCTCCAGATTTAAACAAGCGTGCTAGTATAATGTTGTTTTACCAGAATATAGCTGATTTCTTGGCCACTGAGGAAGAGTTTTGATTTCTTTTCCAAGTTTTcgagtttcttctattatttaattaaatatttttcagataCTTTTCGAAGTttcaacatttttttatttcttattaTAAAAAATCTGTGACAGTTATGGATAAGTGCAATTTTGCACTTAGATTTTATGTGTTTTTAACTCGGATTTATTTTAGTTCTCAAGCTGAGCGATATTATGCATTTTGGTGTTGTCTGTGTCATTTGCAGGAATTCAGGCAGCACCCAATTTTTGTGACATAAATCGATGTGGAAAGAGGAATTCAGGCAGCACCCAATTTTTGTGACATAAATCAATGTGGAAAGAGATAAGAGCACGGAAAAGAAGAGCACGTATGCCAAGACATGAAGGAAAATTCAAAAGCAAAGCGCACCTGCGCTAGAGCAGTTtcagataataataataataagaaacaATGAAGCTCAAGCGCATCCGCACCTCTCAAGAGGTGCACCCGCGCTGTCGTCGTGCACCACAAGGAAACAGGAAACTTGGCGGCTAGGTTTTAAAAGAAGGCTTTTAACTTATTCAGGAGGACTTTTCGAGACTTTTAAAGAATAGGACGATTGAAAGAGACGAGAGAGCACTGGAAAGCAAGATATCACGGTACAAGACAGAGAAGGCGGCATCTAGGGACAGAGAAGCATCTTCGATCATCGTTCTTGTTTCTTCTCTTTCTTAGATTTGTGGATTGATGATTATTTGGAAGAACTTGCTTTGTTTGACCTTTTAATTTCGTCATGAACTAATCTAAATGACTAGAGAAATGATGTAACTTGACTTGATACTATGTTGTTTTCCTTTTGATGTACATATTTGAAGTCTTTTCggtttattttgagtttaatgctttcaatttaatGGTCATAGATTGTAGGATTTAATATTAAGAATCTATCAATAGGGTGAGGGgattttgaataaaatatacGAAAATACATTGTTGATGTTTTTAGAGTTGTGGTGGCCTATAAATCCATTAAAGTCATAGAAGAATTGTTGTGCAACTTTCCattatttaatgatttattttttatagtaATCTCGAAATCAATATTAGATAATAGTTTATATTCGTCATTTGGGAGAAAGAGCAGAAACTCTAGAATTTTGTCTCATTAATCCTTCGTTCTTGTGAATTTGTGATTAAATTATTGCGACTTTcagtatttaaaatcaattcaCTTTCgaatttctaaataaagttaggattattttaattttacagTACAGGTGTAATTTCAAATTATTCATTCTCCATGAAACAATATTCTTAATCATTCACTTACTAAAACTGAACGTTCCGTAAAACGTCGGTGAACCATGGGGGTTACCCACCCAACGGACACAAAAGTAAGAGCTCACCCAAATATGACTGCATTCCAGAGCATGATATTATTGTCCTGCGGTGCACCACTAATTCCTGCTGGTGGGTCATGCTGCAACCTCTTGAAGTCCCTCATCAGCCTCTTCCTAGATGGAGTCGACATTTTAATCTACAGATaacaataaattcaacattAATCAGCACAAGTAAGATATCGGACAACTTATTGACTGAAAAAGGAGGGTAAACAACAAAAAGAAACATTTCATCTTCCTGTCCAATAATTATTTGCAATTCAAAATCAACTCAATTCAAAAGGCATGCAGCTCAACTTATAAACCAATAATTTACTATAAGCAGAAACCGAAATCCCATCACAATCAAGATTCTCTACAATTTCTTTGCTGGCTAGATCTGCTTCCGATCGATTACTATCATCATTAGCATAAACAAAATAACTATTCGTGAGCATAACACACAAAAAGAAATAGATAATTTACCTTGAAGGGATAAATCGAAACCCTTATGGTTAGGGTTCGGGCTGCCGAGCTGTGGCTTGTGGAA from Primulina tabacum isolate GXHZ01 chromosome 3, ASM2559414v2, whole genome shotgun sequence encodes:
- the LOC142540956 gene encoding ubiquitin-conjugating enzyme E2 2 is translated as MSTPSRKRLMRDFKRLQHDPPAGISGAPQDNNIMLWNAVIFGPDDTPWDGGTFKLTLQFTEDYPNKPPTVRFVSRMFHPNIYADGSICLDILQNQWSPIYDVAAILTSIQSLLCDPNPNSPANSEAARMFSENKREYNRRVRESVEQSWTAD